A section of the Leptospira kobayashii genome encodes:
- a CDS encoding tetratricopeptide repeat protein, with the protein MKKLSLLFFVLSLSTSSLLADSITDSYQLEAKRDYTKALDLLENLSKENPGDYFLQLRTGWIALLKGDYTKSSSYYQKATLIEPNAIEPRLGSIRANLALGQHKQVEVICKTVLKQDSKNYFARSTLAYSYYVMANFKEAEKYYESIVDDYPADTEMLIGLGWSHLKQGKKGKAKEVFGFLTKIIPNEERVSSGAYYANN; encoded by the coding sequence ATGAAAAAACTCTCCTTACTTTTCTTTGTTTTATCCTTATCCACTAGTTCTCTGTTAGCTGATTCTATCACTGATTCTTACCAACTCGAGGCCAAAAGAGATTACACCAAAGCTTTGGATCTTTTGGAAAATCTTAGCAAAGAAAATCCCGGAGATTATTTTTTACAGCTACGAACCGGTTGGATTGCTCTTTTGAAAGGAGATTATACAAAATCCAGTTCTTATTATCAAAAAGCAACGTTGATCGAACCGAATGCGATTGAACCTAGATTGGGTAGTATTCGTGCCAATCTCGCTCTTGGCCAACACAAACAAGTCGAGGTGATCTGCAAAACAGTTCTTAAACAGGATAGTAAAAACTATTTTGCCCGCAGTACACTTGCTTATTCTTATTATGTGATGGCGAATTTCAAAGAAGCGGAGAAATATTACGAATCTATTGTTGATGATTATCCCGCAGATACGGAGATGTTGATCGGTCTCGGTTGGTCCCATTTAAAACAAGGGAAAAAAGGAAAAGCGAAAGAAGTATTCGGTTTTCTTACAAAAATCATTCCAAACGAGGAGAGAGTGAGTTCCGGCGCATACTATGCGAACAATTAA
- a CDS encoding ankyrin repeat domain-containing protein, with protein MRLSLILDNLISISRVLLFSFLLLGQQNCMEDENVKRPGPSLEARFFHAVHDSNEERIEACLKEGISIDKKDSLGNSAIILAADKEDRSLVQFLIGKGANVNVRNIAGETAVFRSVFRGNLEILKLLVAAGAEHKIKNVEGLSATDLAEDRGEEKILLYLKKL; from the coding sequence ATGAGACTTTCTTTGATTTTGGACAACCTAATTTCTATTTCACGCGTTTTATTATTCTCATTTTTACTCTTGGGACAACAAAATTGTATGGAAGATGAAAATGTGAAACGACCTGGTCCAAGCCTAGAGGCTCGTTTTTTTCATGCGGTTCATGACAGCAATGAAGAACGGATAGAGGCTTGTTTGAAAGAAGGAATCAGTATAGATAAAAAAGATTCTTTGGGAAATTCCGCAATCATACTTGCCGCAGACAAAGAAGACAGATCTCTCGTTCAATTTTTAATTGGAAAGGGAGCAAATGTGAATGTAAGAAATATTGCCGGAGAGACTGCGGTCTTTCGCTCCGTTTTCCGGGGAAATTTGGAAATTCTAAAACTATTGGTTGCTGCCGGTGCGGAGCATAAAATCAAAAATGTTGAGGGACTGAGTGCAACGGATTTGGCGGAAGATAGAGGTGAGGAAAAGATTCTACTTTACTTGAAAAAGCTTTAA
- a CDS encoding prohibitin family protein yields MSLILIQTSCITIIDPGEVGLMWRPYANGLGKKPLESRVQFYLPWNSVYIYSIQWRSYQEKVEVLTRDDLTINVTAELIIRAKELELYELQMEIGTDYYDKVVKPQFRTAIRNILSAYNMVSISKETPNVSIQIKKSLQEKLKDKHVDIDDVIIDDVEYSPSILKAIETKLTKQQEQEQMKFEINIAKRDAEIQAITAEGRAKAILIEAEAQSKAQKAIGESLTPKYIQWKALDNPNNKLILVPSGKDGLPIIVNTEQGK; encoded by the coding sequence ATGTCTCTGATCCTAATTCAGACGAGTTGTATTACGATTATAGATCCCGGAGAAGTAGGGTTGATGTGGAGACCTTATGCGAACGGGCTTGGAAAAAAACCTTTGGAATCCAGAGTTCAGTTTTATCTTCCTTGGAACAGTGTTTACATTTACTCCATCCAATGGAGATCCTACCAGGAAAAAGTGGAAGTTTTAACAAGGGATGACCTAACGATTAACGTTACTGCGGAATTAATCATCCGTGCCAAAGAACTGGAACTTTATGAATTACAAATGGAAATCGGAACGGATTACTACGATAAGGTGGTAAAACCTCAGTTCAGAACCGCGATTAGAAATATTCTATCAGCGTATAACATGGTTTCCATTTCCAAAGAAACACCGAATGTTTCCATCCAAATCAAAAAGTCCCTACAGGAAAAACTGAAGGACAAACATGTCGATATAGATGATGTAATTATCGACGACGTGGAATACAGCCCTTCTATTCTAAAAGCAATCGAAACAAAACTCACCAAACAGCAAGAACAGGAACAAATGAAGTTCGAAATCAATATTGCAAAAAGAGATGCAGAGATCCAAGCCATCACTGCAGAAGGAAGAGCAAAGGCGATTTTAATTGAAGCGGAAGCGCAGTCAAAAGCGCAAAAAGCGATCGGCGAGTCTTTAACTCCGAAATACATTCAATGGAAAGCTTTGGACAATCCTAATAACAAATTGATTTTGGTTCCTAGCGGAAAAGATGGCTTGCCGATTATTGTGAATACCGAACAAGGAAAATAA
- a CDS encoding TonB-dependent receptor, with amino-acid sequence MKNVILTIIIILLFPITLFAQAAGNLRGTIIDSENGEAVFGATIVVRSEKKFAKTDFDGKYDLSLPAGSYEVEYQMYGYAPQKRTINIVAGKTQSMNVTFGSQTLETVEVKDRAINNTEASMLALQRKSASVSDGISQEAIKKSPDSSAGDVVRRVTGITLIGGKYVFVRGLGERYSNTLLNDSIIPSTEPDKRVVPLDIFPAGLIKNIRVIKTFVPEDIGEFSGGLVKIETQEYPDQFQMSLSLGVARNMNTTGKEFKTFNGGDFFGRPNPDMQMPKLISGMPNEVPYEPGNRFGGLPTTLTNITPVFFNGQWTPKTEPGPYDKNFSFSVGNSFKTTESGQRLGVLLGVTRSEEYRFREEKSRRYIPANPVNTQVKDATYLNKLQEQDAAIYNTETNLGANVNLAYEFTKGQSIHLKNLYTINSDTNVRQSSGVNYIDNFQFLADTNTFTSRSLMNTTLGGDHALQFGSMARPHKLDWNLSFSEATRDEPNLTQQVWRRADPPSSVTQPYLRLGNNPDGSRFFSVSKDQVKQINVKYEIPFEQWNGLKSALKVGGLAMDRYKDFRFREFGVKYNSAIGNTAADYWPAPGELTYNASEFLVTRDNPSGKKTFSERQIEPNAYDAMQKLQASFAQVDLPLMPKLRFIGGVRFEDSYQKVKTFRLRDSSSITNLSYGCGDINSEDVRVALVNNNICRQDNNGVGEIRTKDKLPSLNFVYEVHKDMNLRLGYTQTITRPDLRELSPFGFTPYFGADRIFGNPNLNRTYIHNYDVRWEYYLTQLDYIGVGAFFKQMSDPIEMIGRPVAGSISAQFTYTNAQQGQIRGIEFDYRKEFWDRFRFETNFFFIKSRVDVLSWNTYAAGKAGLLDSNNLAFAYDPTNLSRALQGQSDFVYNLKFDWFITSKKNQTIGVYYNFFGNRIYAVGANGTPDAIERGVGLTDIVYSYKHDDRLDLKVAAKNIMDTRFRVFQRSELTGQDELFLSYRLGVTFSVGATYKFN; translated from the coding sequence ATGAAAAATGTTATTCTTACAATCATCATAATTCTTCTTTTTCCGATTACTCTGTTCGCGCAAGCGGCAGGGAATTTGAGAGGAACCATCATTGATTCCGAAAATGGGGAAGCGGTATTCGGGGCTACCATTGTGGTTCGCTCCGAAAAGAAATTTGCGAAAACTGATTTTGACGGTAAATACGATCTTTCCCTTCCCGCGGGAAGTTACGAAGTCGAGTACCAAATGTACGGTTACGCTCCTCAAAAGCGCACCATCAATATAGTAGCAGGCAAGACTCAATCTATGAATGTTACTTTCGGTTCACAAACTCTCGAAACCGTAGAAGTAAAAGACCGAGCTATCAATAATACGGAAGCCTCAATGCTTGCCTTGCAAAGAAAGTCCGCGAGCGTATCGGACGGAATTTCACAAGAAGCGATCAAAAAATCCCCGGACTCCTCTGCGGGAGATGTGGTTCGCCGTGTAACAGGTATTACTTTGATTGGTGGAAAATACGTATTCGTTCGTGGTTTGGGGGAACGTTATTCCAACACTCTATTGAATGATTCGATCATTCCATCCACAGAACCGGACAAAAGAGTGGTTCCACTTGATATTTTTCCGGCAGGTCTTATCAAAAACATCCGTGTCATCAAAACTTTCGTTCCGGAAGACATTGGTGAATTTTCCGGTGGTTTGGTAAAAATCGAAACCCAAGAATACCCTGACCAGTTTCAAATGAGTCTTTCTCTCGGTGTGGCGCGTAACATGAACACTACGGGAAAAGAATTCAAAACTTTTAACGGTGGGGATTTTTTCGGACGTCCCAACCCGGATATGCAAATGCCGAAGTTGATCAGTGGTATGCCAAATGAGGTTCCTTACGAGCCCGGAAACCGGTTCGGAGGTTTGCCTACAACCCTAACAAACATCACTCCTGTATTTTTTAACGGTCAATGGACTCCCAAAACGGAACCGGGTCCTTATGACAAAAACTTCAGCTTTTCCGTAGGAAATTCATTTAAGACAACCGAATCGGGACAACGATTGGGGGTTTTGCTTGGTGTGACTAGAAGCGAAGAGTATCGTTTCCGGGAAGAAAAATCAAGAAGATACATCCCTGCCAATCCTGTAAACACGCAAGTCAAAGACGCCACTTATTTGAATAAGCTTCAAGAACAAGATGCCGCTATTTATAATACGGAAACAAATTTAGGTGCCAACGTAAACTTAGCTTACGAATTTACAAAAGGTCAATCCATCCATTTAAAAAACCTTTATACTATTAATTCGGATACGAATGTAAGACAGTCCAGTGGTGTGAACTACATTGATAACTTTCAATTCTTAGCAGATACAAATACGTTCACATCCAGATCCCTTATGAACACCACTCTCGGTGGTGACCATGCGCTGCAATTCGGAAGTATGGCGAGACCTCATAAATTGGATTGGAACTTATCTTTTTCAGAAGCGACTAGGGATGAGCCAAACCTAACACAACAAGTTTGGAGAAGAGCGGATCCTCCTTCTTCTGTAACACAACCTTATTTACGATTGGGAAACAACCCGGATGGATCCAGATTTTTCTCCGTATCCAAAGACCAAGTCAAACAAATCAATGTGAAGTATGAAATTCCATTCGAACAATGGAATGGTCTGAAATCGGCCCTCAAAGTCGGTGGTCTTGCGATGGATCGTTACAAAGACTTCCGTTTTAGAGAGTTCGGTGTGAAGTACAACTCTGCCATCGGTAATACTGCGGCTGATTATTGGCCAGCTCCGGGGGAATTGACTTACAATGCTTCCGAGTTTTTGGTCACAAGAGACAATCCTTCCGGAAAGAAAACTTTCTCCGAAAGGCAAATTGAACCGAACGCATACGATGCAATGCAAAAATTGCAAGCTTCCTTTGCACAGGTGGATTTACCTTTGATGCCTAAATTAAGGTTCATCGGCGGAGTTCGTTTTGAAGACAGTTATCAAAAAGTAAAAACCTTCCGACTGAGAGATAGTTCCAGTATCACTAATCTAAGTTATGGTTGCGGTGATATCAATAGCGAAGATGTAAGAGTTGCTCTGGTAAATAATAACATTTGCAGACAAGACAATAACGGGGTAGGGGAAATCAGAACCAAAGACAAACTGCCTTCCTTGAACTTTGTATATGAAGTTCATAAAGATATGAACCTTCGTTTGGGTTACACTCAGACCATCACTCGTCCCGACTTAAGAGAGTTATCTCCCTTCGGATTCACTCCTTATTTCGGTGCGGATCGTATTTTTGGTAATCCCAACTTGAATCGTACTTATATTCACAACTATGATGTTCGTTGGGAATACTATCTGACTCAATTGGATTACATTGGAGTCGGTGCATTCTTTAAACAAATGTCCGATCCGATTGAAATGATAGGTCGCCCCGTAGCAGGTTCCATTTCCGCTCAGTTCACTTATACAAATGCGCAACAGGGACAGATCAGAGGGATTGAATTTGATTATAGAAAGGAATTTTGGGATCGTTTCCGATTTGAAACCAACTTCTTTTTTATCAAATCTAGGGTAGATGTTTTATCTTGGAATACTTACGCCGCCGGTAAAGCCGGACTTCTGGATTCAAACAACTTGGCATTTGCTTATGATCCAACGAATTTATCCCGTGCTCTCCAAGGCCAATCTGATTTCGTTTATAACTTAAAATTCGATTGGTTCATCACTTCGAAGAAAAACCAAACCATCGGAGTTTATTATAACTTTTTTGGAAATCGTATCTATGCAGTGGGTGCCAACGGAACACCGGATGCTATCGAAAGAGGAGTCGGTTTAACAGATATAGTTTATTCCTATAAACATGATGATCGATTGGATCTGAAAGTAGCTGCGAAGAACATTATGGATACCCGATTTAGAGTTTTCCAAAGATCGGAGCTAACAGGACAAGACGAATTGTTCCTCTCTTACAGACTGGGTGTAACGTTCAGCGTCGGAGCAACATACAAGTTCAACTAA
- the mltG gene encoding endolytic transglycosylase MltG, which translates to MTTKKNRILILSLIGLAFLLVTAVISAFVIDEIKGGAVGDGQNKFELIIDAGEPSSAVVKELSQSGMIKSSVYFNYLIKFTRAGNKIKQGVYEINDGMSSRKILDVIISGKVKLITFTVPEGYNNRQIGDLLVSKKLTKSREEFLVAASNQALLDKHKIPAKTTEGYLFPETYSVPINFPPDRIADMMIKRFFKKLETIPEAKGINSAALHAKVVLASIVEREAVRKEERPMMAGVFLTRIEKNINLESCATIQYLFDKPKKRLFESDLKIISPYNTYINGGWPPGPISNPGLPALIAAFKPEKSDKLFFLLKPDGSHYFSATFKEHLEAKKKYIDALYQ; encoded by the coding sequence ATGACTACAAAAAAAAACCGAATTCTAATTCTTTCTCTGATCGGACTCGCTTTCCTTTTAGTGACCGCAGTTATATCTGCTTTTGTGATCGATGAAATCAAAGGAGGAGCGGTTGGAGACGGTCAAAACAAATTCGAACTGATCATTGATGCGGGAGAACCTTCTTCTGCCGTAGTTAAAGAGCTTTCCCAATCGGGGATGATCAAATCTTCCGTCTATTTTAATTATCTAATCAAATTTACCCGCGCAGGAAACAAAATCAAACAAGGCGTTTACGAGATCAACGATGGAATGAGTTCCCGAAAGATATTGGATGTAATCATTTCAGGAAAGGTAAAACTCATTACATTTACCGTTCCGGAAGGGTATAACAACCGTCAGATTGGAGATTTGCTTGTTTCTAAAAAACTGACAAAGTCCAGAGAAGAATTTCTCGTTGCGGCGTCTAACCAGGCTTTATTGGATAAACATAAAATCCCCGCAAAGACGACGGAAGGATATTTGTTTCCGGAAACATATTCCGTGCCGATCAATTTTCCGCCGGATCGGATCGCGGATATGATGATCAAAAGGTTTTTCAAAAAATTGGAGACGATTCCCGAAGCAAAAGGAATCAATTCCGCCGCATTACACGCAAAAGTTGTTCTTGCTTCCATTGTGGAAAGGGAAGCGGTTCGTAAAGAAGAAAGACCGATGATGGCTGGCGTATTCCTCACTCGGATTGAAAAAAATATCAATCTTGAATCTTGTGCTACCATTCAGTATTTATTCGATAAACCGAAAAAAAGACTTTTTGAATCCGATTTAAAAATCATTTCTCCGTATAACACCTACATAAACGGGGGCTGGCCTCCCGGACCTATTTCCAATCCCGGGCTTCCCGCATTGATTGCCGCATTCAAGCCGGAAAAATCCGACAAATTGTTTTTTCTTTTGAAACCGGACGGGTCTCATTATTTTTCCGCTACTTTCAAAGAACATTTGGAAGCCAAAAAGAAATACATAGACGCTCTTTACCAATAA
- a CDS encoding uracil-DNA glycosylase family protein, whose protein sequence is MLTLNEHIHTLLDCRKCPDMQGKPVHGCIPKTKIISIGQAPGIHEERLGRPFAYTAGKTLFQWFSRIGVEEEVYRKKVNMAAVCRCFPGKAKSGDRKPSKSEIENCRPWLEFEIQFHKPKLILPIGKLAIAELVGTEKFKLEDIVGTIQKKEWFGVTFDWIALPHPSGLNVWNHTDIGKRRIGEALELIRSHKTWEETFGHSSKIGSLSK, encoded by the coding sequence ATGTTAACCCTAAACGAACACATTCACACTCTTTTAGACTGCCGCAAATGTCCTGATATGCAGGGAAAACCTGTCCACGGGTGCATTCCTAAAACAAAAATCATTAGCATAGGCCAGGCACCCGGAATCCACGAAGAAAGATTGGGAAGACCTTTCGCTTACACCGCAGGAAAAACTCTATTTCAATGGTTTTCCCGTATCGGTGTAGAGGAAGAAGTTTATCGCAAAAAAGTCAACATGGCAGCTGTTTGTCGGTGTTTCCCCGGCAAAGCAAAATCAGGAGATAGAAAACCATCCAAATCCGAAATAGAAAATTGCAGACCATGGCTCGAATTTGAAATTCAATTTCATAAACCGAAACTGATTTTGCCCATCGGGAAATTGGCAATCGCAGAACTCGTCGGCACCGAAAAATTCAAATTGGAAGACATAGTGGGAACAATCCAAAAAAAGGAATGGTTCGGTGTTACCTTTGATTGGATAGCACTACCGCATCCTTCCGGGCTGAATGTATGGAATCACACCGACATAGGAAAAAGAAGAATCGGAGAAGCTCTGGAATTGATTCGCTCCCACAAAACTTGGGAAGAAACATTCGGTCACTCAAGCAAGATAGGTTCTCTTTCCAAATGA
- a CDS encoding UDP-N-acetylmuramate dehydrogenase has protein sequence MLIEENILLSGFTTMQLGGSAKYFTRISSREVLLEALEFAKSKGFPYFILGGGSNTIVSDSGFSGLVIKIESSKIEILSEDSDSGLVTISVEAGVVWDEFVKFSITHGFSGIECLSGIPGTVGATPIQNVGAYGQEVAETILSLTAIHPNGEIKTFTKEECGFSYRNSRFKSGDLKEWIIISVTFQLSTKSPIQIKYAELQKAWETKLSILSGQPKTRIYELQELRETVLSLRRKKSMVIDPNDPDSVSAGSFFTNPILNSSQLQNFLERLQRLGLNFPSLFLEPVGRTKISAAWLIENAGFQKGYTVDGIGISKAHSLALVNRGGNTNQLLSLMNRIVLEVESKFGIHLEREPILLE, from the coding sequence ATGCTCATTGAAGAAAACATTCTTCTCTCCGGTTTTACCACGATGCAGTTGGGTGGAAGTGCAAAGTACTTCACTCGCATCTCCTCTAGGGAAGTTTTGTTGGAAGCATTAGAATTTGCTAAATCCAAAGGTTTTCCGTATTTTATACTTGGCGGCGGCTCGAATACGATTGTTTCGGATTCCGGCTTTTCGGGATTAGTGATCAAAATCGAATCCTCAAAGATAGAGATCCTTTCCGAAGATTCCGATTCCGGGCTTGTCACTATTTCCGTGGAAGCGGGTGTGGTCTGGGATGAATTTGTAAAATTTTCCATAACACACGGCTTTTCGGGAATCGAATGTTTATCAGGGATTCCCGGAACTGTCGGAGCGACTCCCATCCAAAATGTAGGTGCTTACGGACAAGAAGTCGCGGAAACGATTCTTTCTTTGACTGCGATTCATCCGAACGGAGAAATAAAAACATTCACCAAAGAGGAATGCGGATTCTCCTATCGGAATAGCAGATTCAAATCGGGAGATCTTAAGGAATGGATTATCATTTCCGTAACATTTCAACTTTCTACAAAGAGTCCGATTCAAATTAAATATGCAGAATTGCAAAAAGCATGGGAGACCAAACTTTCTATTCTTTCCGGCCAACCGAAGACCAGAATTTACGAGTTACAAGAGTTACGCGAAACAGTTCTTTCTCTCAGAAGAAAAAAATCAATGGTCATCGATCCGAATGATCCTGATTCCGTATCTGCAGGCTCTTTTTTTACAAATCCTATTTTAAATTCTTCTCAATTGCAAAATTTTTTAGAGAGATTGCAAAGATTGGGTTTAAACTTCCCTTCCTTGTTTTTGGAACCTGTAGGCAGAACGAAAATTTCTGCAGCTTGGCTTATTGAAAATGCAGGCTTTCAAAAAGGTTATACTGTGGATGGGATCGGTATTTCCAAAGCCCACTCTCTTGCCTTGGTCAACAGAGGAGGAAATACGAATCAACTTTTGTCTTTGATGAATCGAATCGTTTTGGAAGTGGAATCAAAATTCGGGATTCATTTGGAAAGAGAACCTATCTTGCTTGAGTGA
- a CDS encoding Spx/MgsR family RNA polymerase-binding regulatory protein, translating into MKNSNLKVYEYSGCSTCRKALGFLKKQGIAYESLPIRETPPSIAELKKAKQVVGDIRKLFNVSGKDYREGNWKEKLTKISEEEALKALSKNGNLIKRPFVISDKTVLVGFKEEEWNKI; encoded by the coding sequence ATGAAAAATTCAAATCTAAAAGTTTATGAATATTCCGGCTGCAGCACCTGCCGCAAGGCACTCGGGTTCCTAAAAAAACAAGGAATCGCTTACGAATCCTTACCGATTCGGGAAACTCCACCCAGTATTGCGGAATTAAAGAAAGCAAAACAAGTCGTTGGTGACATTCGCAAATTATTCAATGTTTCCGGAAAAGATTATAGAGAAGGAAATTGGAAAGAAAAACTTACTAAAATTTCCGAAGAAGAAGCGTTGAAAGCACTTTCCAAAAACGGAAATTTGATCAAAAGACCTTTTGTTATTTCGGATAAAACGGTTCTAGTCGGATTCAAAGAAGAAGAATGGAATAAAATTTAA
- a CDS encoding transglutaminase family protein, whose amino-acid sequence MADYRVIHKTKYVYDDFVSYCHNMAHMYPLTSRHQDCFRTHVTVNPKPIVSSFRRDYFGNQVFLFSVEDPHKALEVTVESTIRTHASMGYDHSRSTAWELISNMINESGLEQDISALEYLHPSPYIKIKPEFGEYGRQFFTPGKPVFLGALEMSESIFKNFKYDVKATTINTPPEQVLAERKGVCQDFSHLAISSLRSLGIPARYVSGYLETQPPPGVPKLQGSDATHAWISVYCPDMGWQDFDPTNGKLITEEYIITAIGRDYSDVSPLKGILFGGGKHKLVVEVDVLREAILEK is encoded by the coding sequence ATGGCTGATTATCGGGTGATTCACAAAACCAAATATGTCTATGATGATTTCGTGTCCTACTGCCATAACATGGCGCATATGTATCCTTTGACTTCCAGACATCAGGATTGCTTTCGCACTCATGTGACTGTGAACCCGAAACCGATCGTATCTTCCTTTCGAAGGGATTATTTCGGAAACCAGGTCTTTTTATTTTCCGTCGAAGATCCTCATAAAGCTTTGGAAGTGACTGTCGAATCGACTATTCGCACACATGCTTCAATGGGATACGATCATTCCAGATCCACCGCTTGGGAATTGATCTCTAACATGATAAACGAATCGGGTTTGGAACAGGATATTTCCGCGCTGGAATATTTACATCCCTCTCCTTATATTAAAATTAAACCGGAGTTTGGCGAATACGGGAGACAATTTTTTACACCAGGTAAGCCGGTTTTTTTAGGTGCACTTGAAATGTCCGAAAGTATATTTAAAAATTTCAAATATGACGTCAAAGCGACTACTATCAATACTCCACCCGAACAAGTATTAGCTGAGAGAAAGGGGGTCTGCCAAGATTTCAGTCATCTTGCTATCTCCAGTTTGAGATCTTTGGGAATTCCTGCCAGATATGTGAGCGGGTATTTGGAAACCCAGCCTCCTCCGGGAGTTCCGAAATTGCAAGGATCGGATGCAACTCATGCTTGGATATCCGTTTATTGTCCCGATATGGGATGGCAGGATTTTGATCCTACGAACGGCAAATTAATCACCGAAGAATACATCATCACTGCAATCGGTCGTGACTATTCCGACGTATCCCCGTTGAAGGGGATTTTATTCGGAGGCGGTAAACATAAGTTAGTTGTAGAAGTTGATGTTTTGCGGGAAGCGATTCTTGAAAAATAA